The following proteins are encoded in a genomic region of Catharus ustulatus isolate bCatUst1 chromosome 4, bCatUst1.pri.v2, whole genome shotgun sequence:
- the LOC116995564 gene encoding endonuclease domain-containing 1 protein-like, translating to MLGLLLLLQVLASCLWLGHSEVVPSFKSPCSQVFYMDTPPSDSLNPTNAARICQFYDNKYRFTTLYDRNNRIPVYSAYIYKPGHGDRSNSWFVEPQLIKHNYRRDMDTEDSIVDTYGITSADIGKSQAIDKDYSDAQGLDRSHLCPSGHQSGDDKKATFTLTNIVPLYSKLNQGGWRNYEDKTMAQKTQGCDKTYVITGAVPGNTYISDGRVNVPSHIWSASCCVKGTTPIKAWGAIAENDKNSNYVRDLELWDLEQILSGLYGKPRITLFRNSCAKE from the exons atgctggggctgctgctgctgctgcaggtgttggcgagctgcctctggctgggacacagcGAGGTGGTGCCAAGCTTTAAAAGTCCATGTAGTCAGGTTTTTTATATGGATACCCCACCAAGTGATTCCCTGAATCCAACGAATGCAGCCAGGATCTGCCAGTTCTATGACAACAAATATCGCTTTACCACCCTGTATGACAGAAACAACAGAATTCCAGTGTACTCTGCTTACATCTACAAGCCTGGACATGGAGACAGATCCAACTCATGGTTTGTTGAGCCTCAG CTAATCAAGCACAATTATCGCAGGGATATGGATACAGAGGATTCCATCGTAGATACCTACGGGATCACTTCAGCAGATATTGGCAAGAGTCAGGCTATTGACAAAGACTACAGTGATGCCCAGGGTCTGGACCGTAGTCACTTGTGTCCCAGTGGCCACCAAAGTGGCGATGACAAGAAGGCTACCTTCACCCTCACCAACATAGTGCCCCTCTACAGCAAACTCAACCAAGGTGGCTGGAGAAACTACGAGGACAAAACGATGGCCCAGAAAACCCAGGGCTGTGACAAAACCTATGTCATCACGGGAGCTGTACCTGGGAACACCTACATCTCTGATGGGAGGGTTAATGTACCCAGCCACATCTGGTCAGCTTCCTGCTGTGTGAAGGGCACAACGCCCATAAAGGCTTGGGGGGCCATTGCTGAGAATGACAAGAACAGTAACTATGTGAGGGACCTCGAGCTGTGGGACCTGGAGCAAATATTGTCCGGGCTGTATGGGAAACCAAGGATTACTCTGTTCAGAAATTCCTGTGCCAAGGAATAA